Proteins co-encoded in one Papaver somniferum cultivar HN1 chromosome 5, ASM357369v1, whole genome shotgun sequence genomic window:
- the LOC113279339 gene encoding uncharacterized protein LOC113279339, whose protein sequence is MVNKLDTKRRGGKFGLKIDITQAYDSLSWNFPFQVMSKFGFTDKGIYWLQILLKSARIFVLVNGGPEGYFQVERGLSQGGVKSFHVWNCVKMMHEILVGWKVYRWPKRILKECQRIIKNFLWTDDPSQRKQVTLKWKPLSEGGLGIRRLEVINKSLLMKLFWKIQNGTEEWDKFFQAKFQNKKGDGLLITRNHPYGKE, encoded by the exons ATGGTAAATAAGCTTGATACTAAAAGAAGAGGAGGTAAATTTGGCTTAAAGattgatattactcaagcctATGACTCTCTCAGCTGGAATTTTCCGTTTCAAGTCatgagcaaatttggttttactgATAAAGGAATTTATTGGCTTCAAATACTTCTTAAATCAGCAAGAATTTTTGTATTAGTAAATGGTGGACCAGAGGGTTATTTTCAAGTGGAAAGGGGATTGAGTCAGG GTGGTGTTAAGTCATTTCATGTATGGAACTGTGTTAAGATGATGCATGAAATACTTGTAGGATGGAAAG TATATAGATGGCCAAAAAGAATATTGAAGGAATGTCAGAGGATTATCAAGAACTTTTTATGGACTGATGATCCATCTCAAAGAAAACAAGTAACTTTAAAATGGAAACCATTAAGTGAAGGTGGTCTGGGAATAAGAAGGTTGGAAGTAATTAATAAATCTTTATTAATGAAGCTATTTTGGAAGATTCAAAATGGAACAGAGGAATGGGATAAGTTTTTTCAAGCTAAGTTCCAGAATAAAAAGGGTGATGGATTACTCATTACAAGAAATCATCCATATGGCAAGGAATAA